The Acetivibrio saccincola genome window below encodes:
- a CDS encoding AAA family ATPase has product MEKSIDILNNIVTNVEKVIVGKRKTIELILMSLICDGHVLIEDVPGVGKTSIVSCIAKSINASFKRIQFTPDVLPSDITGFTMYNQKKGEFVFHPGSVMSQIILADEINRTSPKTQASLLEVMEEKQVTVDGVTYDMPKPFMVLATQNPVEYLGTYPLPEAQLDRFLMKVSIGYPDKGEESYILSRFQKTNPLDELEPVAQSEDIIKIQDKVKNIYSDKIINDYIVEIVNETRTHPDIYLGASPRGSLALFRAAQAWALYNNRTYVIPEDVKFMAVPVLSHRIVMKQEAKLKKLTPEEIIDSILQSIRVPMVDDYEKK; this is encoded by the coding sequence ATGGAAAAATCAATTGATATATTAAATAATATTGTGACAAATGTGGAAAAAGTAATTGTGGGTAAAAGAAAGACCATTGAACTTATACTTATGTCATTAATATGTGATGGACATGTTCTGATAGAGGATGTCCCCGGAGTGGGAAAAACCAGTATAGTTTCATGCATTGCAAAATCCATAAACGCTTCATTTAAAAGGATACAATTTACACCTGATGTCCTTCCTTCTGACATTACAGGCTTTACAATGTACAATCAAAAAAAAGGGGAGTTTGTATTTCATCCCGGAAGTGTCATGAGCCAAATAATACTTGCAGACGAAATTAACAGGACTTCACCTAAAACCCAGGCAAGCCTTTTGGAAGTAATGGAAGAAAAGCAGGTTACCGTTGACGGGGTTACCTATGACATGCCAAAGCCCTTTATGGTTTTAGCTACCCAAAACCCAGTAGAGTATCTTGGTACATATCCTCTTCCTGAAGCACAGCTTGACAGGTTTTTAATGAAAGTTTCCATAGGATATCCTGACAAAGGGGAGGAAAGCTATATACTCTCCCGTTTTCAAAAAACAAATCCTTTAGATGAATTGGAACCTGTTGCTCAAAGTGAAGATATTATTAAAATTCAAGACAAAGTAAAAAATATATATTCAGATAAAATTATAAATGATTATATTGTTGAAATAGTTAATGAAACCAGAACCCATCCGGATATATATTTAGGTGCAAGCCCCAGGGGTTCTTTAGCGCTGTTTAGGGCTGCACAGGCATGGGCTCTTTATAATAACAGAACTTATGTAATACCTGAAGATGTAAAATTTATGGCTGTACCGGTTTTGTCCCACAGAATTGTTATGAAACAAGAAGCAAAATTAAAAAAATTAACCCCTGAAGAAATAATTGATTCCATTTTACAATCAATAAGGGTACCAATGGTGGATGATTATGAAAAGAAATAG
- a CDS encoding L-lactate dehydrogenase yields the protein MLCKVINKITVIGAGFVGSTTAYTLMISGLVSEIVLIDINEKKAEGEVMDMNHGIPFVRPVKLYSGTYKDCADSDIIIITAGANQKEGETRLDLVKKNTEVFKSIITEIVKYNKDAILLVVTNPVDILTYVTYKLSGFPKNKVIGSGTVLDTARFRYLIGDHVGIDTRNVHAYILGEHGDTEVATWSLTNIAGIPMEQFCQDCQKCEEGRTRKQIYEDVKNAAYHIIERKGATYYAIALAVKRIVETIVRDENSIFTVSSLLEGQYGISDVCLSVPTLVNKDGVDRILTVPISDDEHKKLLESANTLKEVIKSIEI from the coding sequence ATGCTGTGTAAAGTAATAAATAAAATAACAGTTATCGGAGCAGGCTTTGTAGGTTCAACAACTGCGTACACATTAATGATAAGCGGGCTTGTTTCTGAAATTGTGTTAATTGATATAAATGAAAAAAAAGCAGAAGGCGAAGTTATGGATATGAACCATGGAATACCTTTTGTAAGACCTGTTAAACTATACAGCGGAACTTACAAAGATTGTGCTGACTCTGACATTATAATTATCACTGCGGGTGCAAATCAAAAAGAAGGTGAAACCAGACTTGATTTAGTTAAAAAGAATACAGAAGTGTTTAAAAGCATAATAACTGAAATTGTAAAATACAACAAAGATGCAATCCTTTTAGTTGTAACAAACCCTGTGGACATACTTACATATGTAACGTACAAGCTGTCAGGGTTTCCTAAAAACAAAGTAATTGGTTCGGGAACAGTTTTAGATACTGCAAGGTTCAGATACTTAATAGGGGATCATGTGGGAATAGATACAAGAAATGTCCATGCATATATATTAGGTGAACATGGGGATACAGAAGTTGCTACCTGGAGTCTTACTAATATAGCCGGAATACCTATGGAACAGTTTTGTCAAGATTGTCAAAAATGCGAAGAAGGCAGAACCAGAAAACAAATATATGAAGATGTGAAAAATGCAGCATATCACATAATAGAAAGAAAAGGAGCTACTTACTATGCCATAGCTCTTGCAGTTAAAAGAATAGTTGAAACTATTGTTAGGGATGAAAATTCCATTTTTACCGTATCTAGTCTTCTCGAAGGTCAATATGGGATTTCAGATGTTTGCCTAAGTGTTCCCACTCTTGTTAACAAGGACGGTGTAGACAGAATTCTCACTGTTCCTATTAGTGATGATGAACATAAAAAATTGTTAGAATCAGCTAATACTTTAAAAGAAGTTATTAAATCCATTGAAATATAA
- the thiI gene encoding tRNA uracil 4-sulfurtransferase ThiI, with translation MEKVILIRCGEIMLKGLNRPAFEKKLVDNIKRAVAGLGKAEVRKAQGRIYVEPESSDYDFDECVNILTKVFGIVSVSVVWKVESDIDVIRESALKMASKLVEEKGYTTFKVETKRGNKKFPLTSPEINGKVGGYILSKTPKLSVDVNNPSFVLYIEVREYTYIYSEIIPAAGGMPIGTNGKAMLLLSGGIDSPVAGWMVGKRGVEIEAVHFHSYPYTSERAKEKVIDLAKILCDYCHKIDLYIVPFTDVQLEINDKCPHEQSTIIMRRAMMKIAEKIAQKTGAVGLVTGESLGQVASQTIESLAVTNASVDMPVFRPLIGMDKNEVVILAKKIGTYETSILPYEDCCTVFVPKHPNTKPKLERIIMSEKKADLDNLIEKAVEDTEKLIITRD, from the coding sequence ATGGAAAAGGTAATTTTAATAAGATGCGGTGAAATAATGCTTAAAGGTTTAAACAGACCTGCTTTTGAAAAAAAACTTGTTGATAATATTAAAAGGGCGGTTGCAGGCTTAGGAAAAGCTGAGGTTAGAAAAGCCCAGGGCAGGATTTATGTGGAGCCTGAAAGTTCTGATTATGATTTTGATGAATGTGTAAATATCCTTACAAAAGTATTTGGAATTGTATCTGTAAGTGTTGTGTGGAAGGTGGAATCCGATATTGATGTAATCAGGGAAAGTGCTTTGAAGATGGCTTCTAAATTAGTTGAAGAAAAGGGATATACCACATTTAAAGTTGAAACAAAAAGGGGTAACAAAAAATTTCCTTTAACTTCACCTGAAATTAACGGGAAAGTAGGAGGCTATATTTTATCCAAAACCCCAAAACTCAGCGTTGATGTAAACAACCCTTCATTTGTTTTATATATTGAAGTAAGGGAATACACATACATATATTCAGAGATAATTCCCGCTGCCGGGGGAATGCCCATTGGCACCAATGGAAAGGCCATGCTTCTTTTGTCGGGGGGGATTGACAGTCCCGTTGCAGGCTGGATGGTAGGTAAAAGAGGAGTTGAAATAGAGGCAGTTCACTTTCACAGCTATCCTTACACCAGTGAGAGGGCAAAGGAAAAAGTAATTGATCTTGCTAAAATTTTATGTGATTATTGCCACAAAATTGACCTTTATATAGTTCCCTTTACAGATGTACAGTTAGAAATAAATGATAAATGTCCCCATGAACAGTCCACTATAATAATGAGAAGAGCCATGATGAAAATTGCAGAGAAAATAGCTCAAAAGACAGGAGCAGTTGGTCTTGTAACGGGAGAAAGTTTAGGACAGGTGGCAAGCCAGACTATAGAAAGCCTTGCTGTGACAAATGCATCAGTGGATATGCCGGTTTTCAGGCCTCTTATAGGAATGGACAAAAATGAAGTGGTTATTTTAGCCAAAAAAATAGGTACTTATGAAACTTCAATACTTCCATACGAAGACTGCTGTACTGTTTTTGTGCCAAAACACCCCAATACAAAACCTAAATTAGAAAGGATAATTATGTCAGAAAAAAAGGCTGATTTGGATAATTTAATTGAAAAGGCTGTAGAAGACACTGAAAAACTTATAATAACCAGGGATTAA
- a CDS encoding VanW family protein, whose protein sequence is MLLNFLSQKKTKVTLIIFIVIASALFFGAFKFLNKKTFYKGVLIEGIDVSGLDINGAREVVGKKLDNFISSNSIRLRYEDKVWEIPLEDISYRFLLENTLIDAYKLGREGGVFARTGELINLMYYGKNVLVDSTYSKQELLEILSDIKNQIDRKEKNAKAEYENGRVKHDKEVIGKIMDVDKNVEMIENRILRRDFSAIDLQVKEVTPEIQLKDISHIQEVIASFSTSFNPNNVNRTYNIKLACERINNSLIMPNQVFSMDKALGTRTKENGYKNAPVIIKNQLIEGVGGGVCQVTSTLYVAVLKAKLGVVERVNHSIPLGYVEPGQDATIAEGYIDFKFKNNKEYPILLNAEVSGGQIIIRLIGKKEPVKYNVTLKSVIIERISPGASEVIHDWSLAEGEMVVEKRPVEGLRVAVYRETYDEKYKLIEREKISEDLYRPVKGRIRVGHIRR, encoded by the coding sequence ATGTTGCTTAATTTTTTATCCCAAAAAAAGACAAAGGTTACATTAATTATTTTTATAGTTATTGCTTCAGCATTGTTTTTTGGCGCTTTTAAATTTTTAAACAAGAAAACTTTCTATAAGGGCGTGCTTATAGAAGGTATAGATGTTTCCGGTCTTGATATAAATGGTGCCAGGGAAGTAGTGGGAAAAAAGCTTGATAATTTTATAAGTTCAAATAGTATAAGATTAAGGTATGAAGACAAGGTGTGGGAAATTCCTTTAGAGGATATTTCCTATAGATTTCTTTTGGAAAATACACTTATAGATGCCTATAAGCTTGGAAGGGAAGGCGGGGTTTTTGCTAGGACAGGGGAGCTTATTAACCTTATGTACTATGGCAAAAATGTCCTGGTAGATTCAACTTATTCTAAACAAGAGCTTTTAGAGATACTTTCAGATATTAAAAACCAAATAGACAGAAAAGAAAAGAATGCCAAAGCTGAATATGAAAATGGGCGGGTAAAGCATGATAAAGAGGTTATTGGCAAGATTATGGATGTTGACAAAAATGTTGAAATGATAGAAAATAGAATATTAAGAAGGGATTTTTCAGCTATAGATTTGCAGGTTAAAGAGGTGACCCCTGAAATTCAATTAAAGGATATTTCTCACATCCAAGAGGTTATTGCTTCATTTTCTACATCTTTTAATCCTAATAATGTCAACCGGACTTATAACATCAAACTGGCTTGTGAAAGAATAAACAACAGTCTGATTATGCCAAATCAAGTTTTTTCTATGGATAAAGCACTAGGGACCAGGACGAAAGAGAATGGCTATAAAAACGCCCCTGTAATTATAAAAAACCAGCTTATAGAGGGAGTCGGCGGCGGGGTTTGTCAGGTTACTTCAACTTTGTATGTAGCAGTACTTAAAGCAAAATTAGGTGTGGTAGAAAGGGTAAACCACTCCATTCCCTTAGGTTATGTTGAGCCAGGTCAGGATGCCACAATTGCCGAAGGGTATATTGATTTTAAATTTAAGAATAACAAAGAATATCCGATATTATTAAATGCAGAAGTATCCGGTGGACAAATAATTATAAGGCTTATAGGAAAAAAAGAGCCTGTAAAGTATAATGTGACTTTAAAGTCTGTTATAATCGAGAGAATAAGCCCGGGTGCAAGTGAAGTAATACATGACTGGTCACTGGCAGAAGGGGAAATGGTGGTTGAAAAGCGCCCGGTAGAGGGTTTGAGGGTTGCAGTTTATAGGGAGACATATGATGAGAAGTATAAACTTATAGAAAGGGAAAAAATATCTGAAGATTTATATAGACCTGTAAAGGGACGCATCAGGGTAGGACATATCAGAAGATAA
- a CDS encoding DUF58 domain-containing protein, producing MKRNRILYFSLFTLALLFIYFYGGKIPYMFFYAVVITPLISILLTTLAFLRFTYVEEIDKISIVKGEEFNYSLIIHNEDFFLYPYINVTFSAGNVFLGKQLEKESLSLPPFSKKTFQFKAVAKYRGEYEIGIKSIEFEDYLGIFKLTHRPKSPKVIKVYPRIVELSGVKLKPMLLSESHSIPTSLYENTNTISDIREYIYGDSIRRIHWKLSSKMNKLLVKKFDATSRANSAIILDLTKPGYSDEENLLIEDTIIECAVSFTYYLLGSRASVSLIYYKDSYTEIKAENILQFQNIYDILAKIKFNQDIETKDLLSVYVENNILKKSNILLFTSSVSSALFEELYKATLAGFDVSLIYVSNNNKNEPLDEEKTKMLKELPELGVAAYKISVEDNIKEVFCS from the coding sequence ATGAAAAGAAATAGAATTTTATATTTTAGCCTTTTTACATTAGCTTTATTATTTATATACTTTTATGGCGGCAAAATCCCATACATGTTTTTTTATGCTGTTGTAATTACGCCGCTAATTTCTATACTGCTTACCACTTTGGCTTTTCTAAGGTTTACTTATGTTGAAGAAATAGACAAAATAAGCATTGTAAAAGGCGAAGAATTCAATTACAGTTTAATTATACACAATGAAGATTTTTTTCTTTACCCTTATATCAATGTTACTTTTTCTGCTGGAAATGTTTTTTTAGGAAAACAACTTGAAAAAGAAAGTCTCTCTTTGCCCCCTTTTTCAAAAAAGACTTTCCAGTTTAAAGCCGTAGCTAAATACAGGGGTGAATATGAAATAGGCATAAAATCCATAGAATTTGAGGATTACCTGGGAATTTTCAAATTAACTCACAGACCTAAGAGCCCAAAGGTTATAAAAGTGTATCCCCGTATTGTGGAATTAAGCGGTGTGAAATTAAAACCTATGCTTCTTTCTGAATCCCATTCAATACCGACGTCTTTATATGAAAATACAAACACCATTTCAGATATCAGGGAATATATATATGGGGACAGTATCAGAAGGATTCACTGGAAACTTTCTTCTAAAATGAATAAACTACTGGTGAAAAAATTTGACGCTACATCCAGGGCAAACTCTGCCATCATACTGGATTTAACAAAACCCGGATATTCTGATGAGGAAAATCTTTTAATTGAAGACACCATTATTGAATGTGCTGTATCATTCACATACTACCTTTTAGGCAGCCGGGCAAGCGTAAGTTTAATTTATTATAAAGACAGCTACACAGAAATTAAAGCAGAAAACATCCTTCAGTTTCAAAACATATACGACATCCTTGCTAAAATAAAATTTAACCAGGATATAGAAACTAAAGATTTGCTCTCTGTGTACGTTGAAAACAATATTTTAAAAAAATCAAATATCCTTCTTTTTACATCATCTGTCAGCAGCGCATTGTTTGAAGAATTATACAAAGCAACTTTAGCCGGATTTGATGTAAGCTTAATATATGTATCCAATAATAACAAAAACGAGCCTTTGGATGAAGAAAAAACCAAAATGTTAAAAGAACTCCCCGAATTAGGTGTTGCTGCCTATAAAATAAGTGTGGAAGACAATATAAAAGAAGTATTTTGTTCATAA
- a CDS encoding DUF2225 domain-containing protein produces the protein MEEALYNKSITCPVCGKKIEVTRVKSRSCIVSSRDTDFCVYYKTVNPMFYDAWVCEFCGYAAQSDRFEEISSRDAEKVIKEISPRWKKRSFTGVRSPEKALEAFKLALYNVQTIDSRPSDFAKICLRIAWIYRMLKDEREKKFLEHALHFYYEVYEKEELPVGKMDEFTCMYMIAELNRRLENYDEAIKWFNRLISSQEARQNKVVLEMAREQYYLTREQKES, from the coding sequence ATGGAAGAAGCTCTATACAACAAAAGCATCACATGTCCTGTGTGTGGTAAAAAAATTGAAGTAACCAGGGTTAAGTCCAGAAGCTGTATTGTATCCTCCAGGGATACTGATTTTTGTGTTTATTACAAAACTGTAAATCCTATGTTTTATGATGCATGGGTGTGTGAATTTTGTGGATATGCCGCCCAGTCTGACAGATTTGAGGAAATTTCTTCACGGGATGCAGAGAAGGTCATTAAAGAAATTAGCCCCCGGTGGAAAAAAAGAAGTTTTACAGGGGTAAGAAGTCCGGAAAAGGCACTGGAGGCTTTTAAACTTGCACTTTATAATGTCCAGACAATAGATTCAAGACCAAGTGATTTTGCTAAGATATGCTTAAGGATAGCCTGGATTTACAGGATGTTAAAAGACGAAAGGGAAAAGAAGTTTTTAGAACACGCATTGCACTTTTATTATGAAGTATATGAAAAAGAAGAACTTCCTGTAGGCAAAATGGACGAGTTTACATGTATGTATATGATAGCAGAGCTTAACAGGCGTCTTGAAAATTATGATGAAGCCATCAAGTGGTTTAACAGACTAATAAGCTCCCAGGAGGCAAGACAAAATAAAGTTGTTTTGGAAATGGCAAGGGAACAATATTATCTTACAAGAGAGCAAAAAGAAAGTTGA
- a CDS encoding DUF4129 domain-containing transglutaminase family protein has protein sequence MKDLKLTNYITKLLLSLLMSFSLIYPLTTTLLFPYKHYEIAGISLIVLLVLSVITINKKVFKISLVCIFLFIVIALIYLFKNNLLFYVYQPIAWLIDYIKDVQPFNNPYSYIITVLLCAGLSIFVFIFTFIKFNFLMIAVSGIGLFSGQWILDYFADKAYIAFYTFCVSVLIYYFLHIYYKKSKQNTNEIVKLSGLFAFALPICILIIFLTNLIPVSSKPIEWKWMDRKIQKVYEDLTLKFGNKGKFEDVQDIGVFSLASIGFGDGSSLGGNLKLDETKVLEVESEKRIYLRGRSKNRYEDNSWSLVYETEMEDYPEAELGYTSQRYYYTHPKNYYTMMYDVLFDMAYPNSNEQRPELLSDITSYLKIKITYDNIKTPTIFAPLNADIFEFGDANIHKDWIFCDTEDTLTYLVSLEKNFSYTLDTLFFNTDKEVFKNMLRQSHSDLYVTELRKVLKEMSDYITKNICKELSDYFEGNTDLYIEETLLDYYLNTFPQDFDYTKPTYQDNLERYKSSNDVVLKYINPEEMSHLELLIASSFINTDSNNGYLSSPGIIYNHTFTLNLQNYLFSEFSEYKYGITFFLQYAIDANNELEKLLDKYFFLRFALIYTDFVYDNYTFVPDSVPERVYLLAHEITENENNNFDKVKAIETYLSQYYYYTLTPGDVPEGRDFVDYFLFDKREGYCTYFATAMAILTRCIGIPSRYIEGYKLPFSPTDGNLYEVKNSDAHAWVEVFFEGIGWVPFEPTAIFNYSYYNPGSTPPPYLYNQMQYGYNPGGYLPGNFTGTGNPLLPNNEGIGKKLLNLRLILTVLFVLAIFPLTIGLNLLIRKIKLRRIYKLNPRECTIKLFEKYLKHLKILKKPVMDGETPYEYAKRIDDYGCFHPYSFSDVANIFVKARYSRLEITEEEKELVYNFHKHILEATRKKLKLLYYFTTF, from the coding sequence ATGAAAGATTTAAAACTTACAAATTATATAACTAAATTGTTACTCTCATTATTAATGAGTTTTAGCCTTATTTACCCGCTTACCACTACATTACTGTTTCCATATAAACACTATGAAATTGCAGGAATATCGCTTATTGTCCTTTTAGTATTGTCTGTTATAACTATAAATAAAAAAGTTTTTAAAATATCATTAGTTTGCATTTTTTTATTCATTGTTATAGCTCTTATTTACTTATTTAAAAACAACCTATTGTTTTATGTTTACCAGCCAATTGCATGGTTAATTGATTATATAAAAGATGTTCAGCCTTTTAACAACCCTTATTCTTACATTATTACCGTTTTATTATGTGCCGGTTTATCAATCTTTGTTTTTATATTTACATTTATAAAATTTAATTTTCTAATGATTGCTGTAAGCGGCATTGGCCTCTTTTCAGGTCAGTGGATATTAGATTACTTTGCGGATAAAGCATACATAGCTTTCTACACTTTTTGTGTTTCAGTTTTAATATATTACTTTCTCCATATCTATTATAAAAAGTCAAAACAAAATACAAATGAAATTGTAAAACTCTCCGGCCTTTTTGCATTTGCACTTCCAATATGTATATTGATAATTTTTTTAACTAATTTAATACCAGTAAGTTCAAAACCCATTGAATGGAAATGGATGGACAGAAAAATACAAAAAGTATATGAGGATCTTACCCTTAAATTTGGAAACAAAGGCAAATTTGAAGATGTCCAGGATATAGGGGTATTTTCTTTAGCATCCATCGGATTTGGAGATGGTAGTTCTTTAGGCGGAAATTTAAAATTAGACGAGACCAAGGTATTAGAAGTTGAATCTGAAAAAAGAATATATTTAAGGGGCCGTTCAAAAAACCGCTATGAAGATAATAGTTGGAGTTTGGTTTATGAAACTGAAATGGAGGATTATCCAGAAGCTGAATTAGGATATACCAGTCAAAGATATTATTATACTCACCCTAAGAATTACTACACCATGATGTATGATGTCCTTTTTGACATGGCTTATCCGAATTCTAATGAACAGCGCCCTGAACTTTTAAGTGACATTACATCCTATCTTAAAATAAAGATTACTTATGACAATATAAAAACACCTACTATTTTTGCACCTTTAAATGCAGATATTTTTGAATTTGGTGATGCAAACATACATAAAGACTGGATTTTTTGTGATACAGAAGATACGCTAACTTACCTTGTATCCCTTGAAAAGAATTTTTCTTATACATTAGACACTTTGTTTTTTAATACAGATAAAGAAGTTTTTAAAAATATGTTAAGACAAAGCCATTCTGATCTTTACGTCACTGAACTTAGAAAAGTATTAAAAGAAATGAGTGACTATATTACAAAAAACATTTGTAAGGAATTATCTGATTATTTTGAAGGAAATACCGATTTATACATAGAAGAAACTCTTCTGGATTATTACCTTAATACCTTCCCTCAAGACTTTGACTATACTAAACCTACATACCAGGATAATTTAGAAAGATACAAATCAAGTAATGATGTGGTTTTAAAATACATTAATCCAGAGGAGATGTCTCATCTGGAATTATTAATAGCTTCTTCCTTTATAAATACAGACTCTAATAATGGTTACTTAAGTAGTCCTGGTATTATATACAATCATACATTTACACTAAATCTTCAGAATTATTTATTCTCAGAATTTAGTGAATATAAATATGGTATTACCTTCTTTTTACAGTATGCCATAGATGCAAACAATGAGTTGGAAAAACTACTGGATAAATACTTTTTCTTAAGGTTTGCGTTGATTTATACTGATTTTGTTTATGACAATTATACATTTGTCCCTGACAGCGTTCCGGAAAGAGTTTACCTACTTGCACATGAAATAACCGAAAATGAAAATAATAATTTTGATAAAGTAAAGGCAATAGAAACCTATCTTTCACAATATTACTACTACACACTAACTCCGGGGGATGTTCCGGAGGGGCGAGATTTTGTAGATTACTTTCTTTTTGACAAAAGAGAAGGGTATTGTACTTACTTTGCAACAGCCATGGCTATCCTCACAAGGTGTATAGGCATACCCTCCAGGTATATAGAAGGCTACAAACTTCCCTTTAGTCCTACAGATGGGAATTTATATGAAGTAAAAAATTCCGACGCTCATGCATGGGTGGAAGTATTTTTTGAGGGAATTGGATGGGTTCCTTTTGAGCCAACTGCCATTTTTAACTATTCTTATTACAACCCCGGTTCAACCCCTCCTCCTTATTTATATAACCAGATGCAGTATGGTTACAACCCCGGAGGCTACCTACCCGGAAATTTTACCGGTACAGGCAATCCCCTCTTGCCCAATAATGAAGGAATAGGTAAAAAACTGCTGAATTTACGCCTTATTTTAACAGTATTATTCGTTTTGGCAATATTTCCTCTTACTATTGGCTTGAACCTTCTGATACGGAAAATAAAACTTAGAAGAATATATAAATTAAATCCCAGGGAATGTACAATCAAACTGTTTGAAAAATACCTGAAACATCTTAAAATACTTAAAAAACCTGTAATGGACGGGGAAACACCCTATGAATATGCAAAAAGAATAGACGATTATGGATGTTTTCACCCATACAGTTTCAGCGATGTTGCAAATATATTTGTAAAAGCCAGATACAGCCGCCTTGAAATAACCGAGGAAGAAAAAGAGCTGGTGTATAATTTCCACAAACATATTTTGGAGGCAACCCGAAAAAAATTAAAGCTATTATATTATTTCACAACATTTTAG
- the glyA gene encoding serine hydroxymethyltransferase — protein sequence MYSLSEIKKIDPQVAGEIEKEIMRQRNNIELIASENFVSCAVMEAMGTPLTNKYAEGYPGKRYYGGCEYVDVIEDIAIERAKEIFGAEHANVQPHSGAQANMAVFFSVLNPGDTILGMDLSHGGHLTHGSPVNMSGKYFNVVSYGVSKDDYRIDYEEVRKLALENKPKLIVAGASAYPRILDFKKFREIADEVGAYLLVDMAHIAGLVAAGLHPNPVPYAHFVTTTTHKTLRGPRGGLILCKEEFAKKVNKAVFPGIQGGPLMHIIAAKAVGFKEVMTDEFKKYQEQVVKNAKALADALMEKGMDIVSGGTDNHLMLVDLRNKGITGKDAQNMLDEVHITVNKNGIPFDTQSPFITSGIRLGTPAVTTRGMKEEDMREIAELINLTLTDFDNSKENIKERVGVLCKKYPLY from the coding sequence ATGTATAGTTTAAGTGAAATAAAAAAGATTGACCCTCAGGTTGCAGGGGAGATTGAAAAAGAGATTATGCGCCAGAGAAACAACATAGAACTTATAGCATCTGAGAACTTTGTAAGCTGTGCGGTTATGGAGGCAATGGGGACACCTCTTACAAATAAATATGCTGAAGGCTATCCTGGGAAAAGATATTATGGCGGCTGTGAATACGTAGATGTTATTGAGGATATAGCAATTGAAAGGGCAAAAGAGATATTCGGAGCAGAACATGCCAATGTACAGCCGCATTCAGGAGCACAGGCCAACATGGCAGTATTTTTCTCTGTTTTAAATCCGGGAGACACAATTTTAGGAATGGATCTTTCCCATGGTGGTCATTTAACCCACGGAAGTCCCGTGAATATGTCGGGTAAATATTTTAATGTGGTATCCTACGGTGTAAGTAAGGATGACTATAGAATAGATTATGAAGAAGTAAGAAAGTTAGCTTTAGAGAATAAACCAAAACTGATAGTTGCCGGGGCAAGTGCTTATCCTAGAATACTGGATTTTAAAAAGTTCAGGGAAATAGCAGATGAAGTTGGAGCATATTTGCTTGTTGATATGGCACATATTGCAGGTCTTGTTGCAGCAGGACTTCATCCTAATCCTGTACCATATGCCCACTTTGTAACAACTACTACACATAAGACCCTTAGAGGTCCAAGGGGCGGTTTGATCCTTTGTAAAGAAGAATTTGCAAAAAAAGTTAACAAGGCAGTTTTCCCGGGAATACAAGGTGGTCCGTTAATGCACATTATAGCAGCAAAGGCTGTTGGATTTAAAGAAGTAATGACAGATGAATTTAAAAAGTATCAGGAACAAGTAGTTAAAAATGCAAAGGCACTGGCTGATGCATTAATGGAAAAAGGCATGGATATTGTATCCGGAGGAACGGACAACCATTTAATGCTTGTAGATTTGAGGAATAAAGGCATTACAGGAAAAGACGCTCAAAACATGTTGGACGAGGTTCATATTACTGTAAATAAAAACGGAATTCCTTTTGACACCCAAAGTCCCTTTATTACAAGTGGAATCAGGCTGGGTACCCCGGCAGTTACGACAAGGGGAATGAAGGAAGAAGATATGAGGGAGATAGCAGAACTTATAAACCTTACTCTCACTGATTTTGACAACTCAAAAGAAAATATAAAAGAGAGAGTAGGAGTTTTGTGTAAAAAATATCCCCTATATTAA